A region from the Gemmatimonadota bacterium genome encodes:
- a CDS encoding tryptophanase, whose product MLFQTILEPFRVRSVEPIRHTTREERALALARAHHNVFQLDARDVLIDLLTDSGTGAMSAAQWGAMMQSDESYAGARSFHRFRDVVAGVTGLQHVLPTHQGRAAERILFSTAARAGDIVPNNTHFDTTRANIEDRGATALDLPCAESRDPEALHPFKGNIDLVALDRVLVDNVGRVPLVMITVTNNSGGGQPVSMANLREARAICQRHGVPLFLDACRFAENAWFIKQREAGYADRTPREIAQEMFSYCDGATMSAKKDGLANIGGFLAMNDDALAQRCRNNLILTEGFVTYGGLAGYDLEAIATGLTEVLDEEYLRYRVRSIAYLAERLQAADVPLLLPPGGHALYLDARRLLPHIPWNEYPACALGAVLYLEGGIRAVEIGSLMFGHHPDGTEHPAPHELLRLAFPRRVYTQSHVDYVAEVLAYVRTRAASIRGLKITEQPSALRHFSAKLAPAHGALLVD is encoded by the coding sequence ATGTTATTCCAGACCATCCTCGAACCGTTCCGCGTCCGGTCGGTTGAGCCGATTCGGCACACGACCCGCGAAGAGCGCGCCCTCGCGCTGGCGCGCGCCCATCATAATGTCTTCCAGCTCGACGCCCGCGACGTCCTGATCGACCTGCTCACGGACTCCGGGACCGGGGCGATGTCCGCGGCGCAGTGGGGCGCCATGATGCAGAGCGACGAGTCCTATGCCGGCGCGCGCTCGTTTCATCGCTTCCGCGACGTGGTCGCCGGCGTCACCGGACTCCAGCACGTCCTGCCGACTCACCAAGGACGCGCCGCCGAGCGCATCCTGTTCTCGACGGCTGCACGGGCGGGGGACATCGTTCCCAACAACACGCACTTCGACACGACCCGCGCCAACATCGAGGATCGAGGGGCGACGGCACTGGACCTGCCGTGTGCGGAGTCACGAGATCCCGAGGCCCTGCACCCGTTCAAGGGGAATATCGACCTGGTGGCGCTCGACCGCGTGCTCGTCGATAACGTCGGACGAGTCCCGCTCGTGATGATCACCGTCACGAACAACTCCGGCGGCGGGCAACCGGTGTCGATGGCCAACCTGCGTGAGGCGCGGGCGATCTGCCAGCGGCACGGCGTGCCACTCTTCCTGGACGCCTGTCGGTTCGCCGAAAATGCATGGTTCATCAAGCAGCGCGAGGCGGGGTATGCGGATCGCACGCCACGAGAGATCGCGCAGGAGATGTTCTCGTATTGCGACGGCGCGACGATGAGCGCCAAGAAGGACGGCCTCGCCAATATCGGCGGCTTCCTGGCCATGAACGACGACGCACTCGCCCAGCGGTGCCGCAACAACCTCATTCTCACCGAGGGGTTTGTCACGTACGGCGGCCTCGCGGGCTACGACCTCGAGGCGATTGCCACCGGGTTGACGGAAGTGCTCGATGAGGAGTACCTGCGGTATCGCGTCCGCTCGATCGCATACCTCGCGGAACGGCTCCAGGCGGCCGACGTCCCGTTGCTCCTGCCGCCTGGTGGGCACGCACTGTACCTCGATGCCCGCCGGCTGCTCCCGCATATCCCGTGGAACGAGTATCCCGCGTGCGCGCTGGGTGCCGTCCTGTACCTCGAGGGTGGCATCCGGGCCGTGGAGATCGGCAGCCTGATGTTTGGACATCATCCCGATGGGACGGAGCATCCGGCGCCGCATGAGTTGCTGCGCCTCGCGTTCCCACGCCGCGTGTACACGCAGAGCCATGTGGACTACGTGGCCGAAGTGCTGGCCTACGTGCGAACGCGTGCCGCGTCCATTCGCGGGCTCAAGATCACCGAGCAGCCCTCAGCCCTGCGTCACTTCAGCGCGAAGCTCGCGCCGGCGCACGGAGCGTTGCTGGTGGACTGA
- a CDS encoding beta-lactamase family protein encodes MRRALAVLAIAPAMLTAQLRGDALRGKIDSILNAPIQAGRVVGASVAVVRGRDTLLVKGYGKANIELDVATPAAGTAIYEIGSITKQFTGAAVMQLVEQGKMSLDDDVTKYLPTFKTGGRRVTIRRLLDHTSGMRSYTEIAAARNFFALPLPRDTMLRVVENQPWDFEPGEEQIYNNSAFFLVGLVIEKVSGMPYADYVKQHLFDRAGMPSAHYCSETAIRRGKTSGYDFDATGPIQKRPLSHQWPYAAGSLCMTVRDLVAWNEALHRSTKIMSAASYKEMIRPDTLNDGYRVGYAKGLALTPVAGHPSLHHGGGINGWTTDNLYFPQESLSVVVFYNTSGPSGPGEAAEAIAKAVLGEKLPVAVPVSGDPTRFRGTFAGRGRGVPQQLAIEVTDGRVEVVRGAQRRPLVHVGNSTFMLGATKFVFSEQGGRVVSLRVDGGSANNVLRPRP; translated from the coding sequence ATGCGTCGTGCTCTCGCTGTCCTCGCCATCGCACCAGCCATGCTCACCGCACAGTTGCGCGGGGACGCGCTGCGGGGAAAGATCGATTCCATCCTCAACGCGCCCATCCAGGCCGGGCGGGTCGTGGGTGCGTCCGTCGCGGTGGTGCGCGGCCGGGACACCCTCCTGGTCAAGGGATACGGCAAGGCGAACATTGAGCTGGATGTCGCCACGCCGGCCGCCGGCACGGCCATTTATGAGATCGGGTCGATCACGAAGCAATTCACCGGCGCCGCGGTGATGCAGCTCGTCGAGCAGGGCAAGATGAGCCTCGACGACGACGTCACGAAGTACCTGCCGACCTTCAAGACGGGCGGGCGACGCGTCACCATTCGCCGCCTGCTGGATCACACCTCGGGCATGCGCAGCTACACGGAGATTGCGGCCGCCCGGAACTTCTTTGCCCTTCCGCTGCCCCGCGATACGATGCTCCGCGTCGTCGAAAACCAACCCTGGGATTTCGAACCTGGTGAGGAGCAGATCTACAACAACTCGGCATTCTTCCTCGTGGGGCTGGTGATCGAGAAGGTGTCCGGGATGCCATATGCGGACTACGTCAAGCAGCACCTGTTCGATCGTGCCGGAATGCCGAGCGCCCACTACTGCTCCGAGACGGCCATCCGGCGCGGCAAGACCTCTGGCTATGATTTCGACGCCACCGGGCCGATCCAGAAGCGCCCGCTGAGCCACCAGTGGCCGTATGCGGCTGGCTCGTTATGCATGACCGTGCGCGACCTGGTCGCCTGGAATGAGGCGCTGCATCGCAGCACCAAGATCATGTCCGCCGCCTCCTACAAGGAGATGATCCGACCGGACACGCTGAATGACGGCTACCGGGTCGGGTACGCCAAGGGACTAGCCCTCACCCCGGTCGCTGGCCATCCGTCGCTGCATCACGGCGGCGGCATCAACGGATGGACTACCGATAACCTCTACTTTCCGCAGGAGTCGTTGAGCGTCGTGGTCTTCTACAACACCAGCGGCCCCTCGGGCCCCGGTGAGGCCGCAGAGGCGATTGCAAAGGCGGTCCTTGGCGAGAAGCTCCCGGTGGCTGTTCCCGTCTCGGGGGATCCCACGCGCTTTCGTGGCACCTTCGCCGGTCGTGGCAGGGGTGTACCCCAGCAGCTCGCGATCGAGGTCACCGACGGACGTGTTGAGGTGGTGCGCGGGGCGCAGCGTCGGCCGCTCGTCCATGTCGGCAACAGCACCTTCATGCTCGGGGCGACGAAGTTCGTGTTCTCTGAGCAGGGCGGGCGCGTGGTTTCCCTGCGCGTCGATGGTGGAAGCGCCAACAACGTACTTCGCCCACGCCCCTGA
- a CDS encoding APC family permease — translation MTTLKREVGAFQFFAFAFGAVVGVGWAVVLGDWLRQAGPIGAVLGLAAGGLFIILIGLCYGEIAALIPGSGAEMAYAYEVIGERSGFLMGWFLAFIYLTVGGFEAISIGWILGALAPGVEGPVLYTSLGSEVRAGTLAFGVLGTVALGWLNVRGIKASGKAQDALVGVLLVMAVVFLLSGFVRGDVANLQPYFVRSASGSIWPGVLALFMTASFWFGGFNVVPTMMEERADSTSYAKVGRMIVLAIVIGIVFKTGVVISAAMTMPWGELVGANIPAATAFEKAFGSVFLAKLVLLTALLALLSTWNAMIICSSRVLYALGRAHFILPFLGRVHPQHGSPANAIIVSCAGALLVTLLGRNAILPIVNSAAACLAAGYMVSCWAVISLRRSRPDAPRPFRVPGGVPTVVIALASAAFSFGLALYQPWADAKGRLPLEWIMLVAWAAIGAVAWMVAARVRAGFDRETRRRIILGGADT, via the coding sequence GTGACCACGCTCAAGCGCGAAGTCGGCGCCTTCCAGTTCTTCGCCTTTGCCTTCGGTGCCGTGGTTGGCGTCGGTTGGGCCGTCGTGCTCGGCGACTGGCTCCGACAGGCTGGACCGATCGGTGCCGTGCTTGGTCTCGCGGCGGGCGGACTCTTCATCATCCTGATCGGGCTCTGCTACGGTGAGATTGCAGCGCTCATCCCGGGCAGCGGCGCCGAAATGGCGTATGCCTACGAGGTAATCGGCGAACGCAGCGGGTTCCTGATGGGGTGGTTCCTTGCGTTCATCTACCTGACCGTCGGCGGATTCGAGGCGATCTCCATCGGGTGGATCCTCGGGGCCCTCGCGCCCGGCGTCGAGGGACCAGTGTTGTACACGAGCCTTGGGTCCGAAGTGCGGGCCGGGACGCTCGCATTCGGCGTGTTGGGAACCGTGGCGTTGGGCTGGCTCAACGTCCGGGGGATCAAGGCATCAGGAAAGGCACAGGATGCCCTGGTCGGCGTGCTCCTGGTGATGGCCGTGGTGTTCCTGCTCTCCGGGTTTGTCCGGGGCGACGTCGCCAACCTGCAACCGTACTTCGTCCGCAGTGCCTCGGGGTCGATCTGGCCCGGAGTGCTCGCGCTCTTCATGACCGCATCTTTCTGGTTCGGCGGGTTCAACGTCGTGCCGACCATGATGGAGGAACGCGCCGACTCCACCTCGTATGCGAAGGTCGGTCGGATGATCGTCCTCGCGATCGTCATCGGCATCGTCTTCAAGACCGGTGTGGTGATCTCCGCGGCGATGACCATGCCCTGGGGGGAGTTGGTGGGGGCGAACATTCCAGCGGCGACGGCGTTCGAGAAGGCGTTCGGGTCGGTGTTCCTTGCGAAGCTTGTCCTCCTGACTGCGCTGCTCGCCCTGCTGTCGACCTGGAACGCGATGATCATCTGCTCGTCGCGGGTCCTCTACGCACTGGGTAGGGCCCACTTCATCCTCCCATTCCTCGGGCGTGTGCACCCGCAGCACGGATCGCCGGCGAATGCCATCATCGTGTCCTGCGCGGGTGCCCTCCTGGTCACGCTGCTCGGGCGCAATGCCATCCTCCCTATCGTGAACTCGGCCGCGGCCTGCCTGGCAGCCGGGTACATGGTCAGTTGCTGGGCAGTCATCTCGCTTCGGCGCTCGCGTCCGGACGCGCCGCGCCCCTTTCGCGTCCCTGGGGGCGTTCCCACCGTGGTGATCGCTCTCGCCTCCGCGGCTTTCTCGTTCGGACTCGCGCTGTATCAGCCCTGGGCGGATGCCAAAGGACGACTCCCACTCGAGTGGATCATGCTGGTCGCCTGGGCTGCCATCGGCGCGGTTGCCTGGATGGTCGCCGCGCGGGTGCGAGCGGGTTTCGATCGCGAGACGCGGCGTCGTATCATTCTGGGCGGCGCGGACACCTGA
- a CDS encoding 3-keto-5-aminohexanoate cleavage protein — protein sequence MNHSWRYADTFEYLERVGKMPPVIICCACNGGVQGKESNSALPESAEEIAASVGGAYDAGASMVHVHARDPQHLTRPATSTEVWLDVNTRIRQRCPDIIINNTTGGGPGMTMEERLRCLPARPEVASLNLTPDMSKFRLKARPDTLPDPHPEVVYDDCIPFSYKLVSQFAAAMKAQGVKPELETYHSGGSWVMRDLIAQGLIEKPYWIQTVMGYQTSSWATPENVVNLIREFPDGTVWLTSGIGPNQLPMTTMALILGGHVRVGLEDNVYYRRGELATGNEQLVARAVRLAHELGRDVATPAQARAMLGLSATPSAY from the coding sequence ATGAACCACTCCTGGCGCTACGCTGACACCTTCGAGTACCTCGAGCGCGTGGGCAAGATGCCCCCCGTGATCATCTGCTGCGCCTGCAATGGCGGCGTGCAGGGAAAGGAGTCAAACTCGGCGCTGCCGGAATCCGCAGAGGAGATCGCGGCGTCAGTCGGTGGCGCGTATGACGCCGGGGCGAGCATGGTCCACGTCCATGCGCGGGACCCACAGCATCTCACGCGGCCGGCCACGTCCACCGAAGTCTGGCTCGACGTCAACACCCGAATCCGGCAGCGGTGCCCTGACATCATCATCAACAACACCACCGGCGGCGGCCCGGGCATGACAATGGAGGAACGCCTCCGCTGCCTGCCGGCTCGTCCGGAGGTCGCATCGCTCAACCTGACGCCGGACATGAGCAAGTTCCGGCTCAAGGCGCGGCCCGACACCCTCCCGGATCCCCATCCCGAGGTCGTCTACGACGACTGCATCCCGTTCTCCTACAAGCTCGTGTCGCAGTTCGCGGCCGCGATGAAGGCCCAGGGCGTAAAACCGGAACTCGAGACGTATCACAGCGGCGGGAGTTGGGTCATGCGCGACCTCATCGCCCAGGGGCTGATCGAGAAGCCCTACTGGATCCAGACCGTGATGGGGTACCAGACGTCGAGCTGGGCCACGCCCGAAAACGTGGTCAACCTCATCCGCGAGTTTCCGGACGGCACCGTGTGGCTGACCTCCGGAATTGGCCCGAACCAGCTCCCCATGACCACCATGGCGCTGATCCTCGGGGGCCACGTACGGGTCGGGCTCGAGGACAATGTGTACTATCGCCGCGGCGAGCTGGCCACAGGGAACGAACAGTTGGTTGCCCGAGCGGTGCGGCTGGCCCACGAGCTAGGCCGCGACGTGGCGACCCCCGCGCAAGCGCGCGCCATGCTCGGCCTTTCGGCAACACCCAGCGCCTATTGA
- a CDS encoding 3-hydroxyacyl-CoA dehydrogenase family protein, whose translation MTRVAMIGAGTMGRRLAADFARCGHDVVLHDTEPAAIDRAIAWCRGVVQRWCNEGRVPHADGERIVSRISPANSIASALRDVDFGFENVPERLELKRAVFAAAAPFVPASTILVSNTSALPGSLFADATGCPDRLINANFGHLGHAKVEVMGHPGTSPDTLQRIVAFLTSCGFEPLVLAREQFGYSSNRIWRVVKKEVLQQLAAGITSAENIDRAWQLDWGVPIGPCALMDRIGLDVVADIEAAYASHFGDASEAAPPFLLDMIRAGRLGVKSGEGFFRYHETPTG comes from the coding sequence GTGACCCGCGTCGCGATGATCGGGGCCGGGACGATGGGACGCCGCCTCGCCGCGGACTTCGCGCGATGTGGCCACGACGTGGTTCTCCATGACACCGAGCCGGCGGCGATCGACCGTGCCATCGCCTGGTGCCGCGGCGTTGTGCAGCGGTGGTGCAATGAGGGGCGCGTGCCGCACGCGGATGGTGAACGTATCGTTTCAAGGATCAGCCCCGCCAATTCCATCGCGTCGGCCCTCCGGGATGTCGACTTTGGCTTTGAGAACGTCCCCGAGCGCCTGGAGCTGAAGCGCGCCGTGTTCGCTGCGGCTGCCCCGTTCGTCCCGGCATCCACCATCCTGGTGTCGAACACGTCGGCCCTCCCAGGTTCGCTCTTCGCTGATGCCACGGGATGCCCGGACCGGCTCATCAACGCCAACTTCGGGCATCTCGGCCACGCAAAGGTCGAGGTCATGGGGCACCCGGGAACCTCGCCGGACACCCTGCAGCGCATCGTCGCGTTCCTCACGTCGTGCGGTTTCGAACCCCTGGTGCTGGCCCGTGAGCAGTTCGGGTATTCGAGCAACCGCATCTGGCGTGTGGTGAAGAAGGAAGTCCTTCAACAGCTCGCCGCCGGGATCACGAGTGCGGAGAATATTGATCGCGCCTGGCAACTGGACTGGGGAGTGCCGATCGGACCGTGTGCACTGATGGACCGGATCGGCCTCGATGTGGTGGCGGATATCGAAGCCGCGTATGCCAGTCACTTCGGCGATGCGTCCGAGGCCGCGCCGCCGTTCCTGCTCGACATGATCCGCGCGGGCAGGCTAGGGGTGAAATCGGGGGAGGGTTTCTTCCGGTACCACGAGACGCCGACGGGTTGA
- a CDS encoding 3-hydroxyacyl-CoA dehydrogenase (Converts (S)-3-hydroxyactk-CoA to 3-oxoayl-CoA) encodes MTVAVVGCGVIGRSWIRVFTRAGHPVRVFDVSPQAIEQALAWHAVAAARDGRGGTEPQGATSLAEALGGAVWVQESGPEALPAKQALYAEMDSCAAPEAILASSTSTLDMTEISRGLRGARRCVVAHPVNPPHVVPAVELLGGAVTDPGIVARASEFLRGVGQTPVILRRYVPGFLLNRMQAALVREAISLLDGGVADADAIDAVIRDGLGLRWALMGPFGVANTNADGGVREYFTRYGASFRWLMDDLGSTPSFDATTIERIGAGVDAMYPGVSHEALRAWRDRMVERITDLKRDDHP; translated from the coding sequence GTGACCGTCGCGGTCGTTGGGTGCGGCGTGATTGGCCGCAGCTGGATCCGCGTCTTCACCCGGGCGGGGCACCCCGTCCGGGTCTTTGACGTCTCGCCGCAGGCGATCGAGCAGGCGTTGGCCTGGCACGCGGTGGCCGCGGCGCGGGATGGCCGCGGGGGCACCGAGCCCCAGGGGGCGACCTCCCTTGCCGAGGCGTTAGGCGGAGCGGTGTGGGTCCAGGAGAGCGGGCCGGAGGCCCTCCCGGCCAAGCAGGCCCTCTATGCGGAGATGGACTCGTGCGCCGCGCCGGAGGCCATCCTCGCGTCGAGCACCAGCACCCTCGACATGACCGAGATCTCGCGCGGACTCCGCGGCGCCCGGCGATGCGTCGTGGCCCATCCCGTCAATCCACCACACGTGGTTCCCGCCGTGGAACTGCTGGGTGGCGCGGTGACCGACCCCGGGATTGTTGCACGTGCGAGCGAGTTCCTCCGTGGCGTGGGCCAGACGCCCGTGATCCTCCGGCGCTACGTCCCCGGCTTCCTCCTCAATCGCATGCAGGCGGCGCTGGTCCGTGAGGCCATCTCGCTCCTCGATGGCGGGGTCGCTGATGCCGACGCGATCGACGCCGTGATTCGCGACGGACTGGGCCTCCGGTGGGCCCTGATGGGGCCCTTCGGGGTCGCGAACACGAATGCGGACGGCGGGGTGCGCGAGTACTTCACCCGGTACGGGGCGAGCTTCCGCTGGCTGATGGATGACCTGGGTAGCACGCCGTCGTTTGACGCGACCACCATTGAGCGGATTGGGGCAGGGGTCGACGCCATGTATCCCGGGGTGTCGCACGAGGCACTCCGTGCCTGGCGCGACCGTATGGTGGAACGCATCACCGACCTCAAGCGCGACGACCACCCGTGA
- a CDS encoding S9 family peptidase, producing MLRSVRTSLAAAAAFLLVLPLAAQPRGQKVLDPSDLATWRNLRNATTSNDGRWFAYITAPNEGDGDVVLRGTTEGAAEKRWPVGEPAGPGGGGPFGGPVDAPVAISGDSKWLVFTAYPRAADAKKLRRERKPLQNTVSLVNIATGEKRDFEKVRRFALAGESPNWLVLHRYAAEGATAADLLLVDLRNGVVSTIGSVGEWALDEPGAHLAWTTEVRDRIGNGLQLRNLATDVVKSLDSEKALYRRLSWADSTFGLTVLRGVVDSAASDTAYTVVAWTGTPGSPVRSTFAATSSPDFPTGMRISPDRAARWAADRSALFFGLAERRTSPESKTPRPDVRPVAGTPGAMQTPAGAGGSDDDLPTLVIWHGKGDPRLQSQQQVEEGRDKTFSYLAQYRVAEQKFMQLGTPELRDVTLTPYERFAFGVDRRPYERRDAIDGGQRRDIYAIDLKTGARSMIRQTARFNFIPSPDGNRALFYHDGEYHVYDFLSKATTTVTRGAPTSFVNTEDDHNVERPPVQPLGWAADNQSVLLFDNYDVWKVGIRGGTFANLTGNGRKDRIRYTRRVVINPKEKGIDLTQPMYLQTYGEWTKKEGVSVVQPGRAGATSLVWDDAKYFVTRARNAETWVFTRQTFRDFPDYFAADRPTLAAARRLTTANPQQAEFAWSSGTRLVDYVSDKGDTLQGALFLPAGYEPGKKYPTMVYIYEKLSQSLHQYAVPNETRAFNPSVYTSRGYAVFMPDIVYKINDPGMSSVWCVVPGVKAAIATGIVDAAKVGLHGHSWGGYQSSFLATQTGKLFAGIVTGAPLTDMLSMYSSVYWNTGSANQGIFESSQGRFTGGYVENRDAYIRNSPAFFADKVQTPVMILHNEKDGAVDFNQGITWFNTLREQEKDVIMLQYVGENHGLQLPKNQKDYTLRMTEYFDHFLQGKPAPDWLKNGIPRLKMEEHLKSRQKKVAS from the coding sequence ATGCTGCGTTCCGTACGAACCTCGCTTGCCGCCGCTGCGGCGTTCCTGCTCGTCCTGCCGCTCGCCGCGCAACCGCGGGGGCAAAAGGTGCTCGATCCGTCGGATTTGGCGACCTGGCGTAACCTGCGCAACGCCACGACATCGAACGATGGCCGGTGGTTTGCTTACATCACGGCGCCTAACGAAGGCGACGGCGACGTGGTCCTTCGCGGCACCACCGAGGGGGCGGCGGAGAAGCGATGGCCGGTAGGCGAACCCGCCGGCCCCGGAGGTGGGGGGCCGTTCGGCGGCCCGGTCGACGCGCCGGTGGCGATCTCCGGCGACTCCAAGTGGCTGGTCTTCACCGCGTATCCGAGGGCCGCAGACGCGAAGAAGCTGCGACGGGAGCGCAAGCCCCTGCAGAACACCGTCAGCCTGGTGAACATCGCCACCGGGGAGAAGCGCGACTTCGAGAAGGTGCGCCGATTCGCGCTGGCGGGCGAGTCGCCAAACTGGCTCGTGCTGCATCGGTATGCTGCCGAAGGGGCAACGGCGGCGGACCTGCTCCTTGTGGACTTGCGTAACGGCGTGGTCTCGACGATTGGGTCCGTGGGCGAATGGGCGCTCGATGAGCCGGGGGCACACCTCGCCTGGACCACCGAGGTGCGCGACCGGATCGGCAACGGGCTCCAGTTGCGCAACCTGGCCACCGACGTGGTGAAGTCCCTCGACAGCGAGAAGGCGCTCTACCGCCGCCTGTCGTGGGCGGACTCGACCTTCGGCCTCACAGTGTTGCGCGGCGTAGTGGACAGCGCAGCGAGCGATACAGCCTATACGGTGGTTGCGTGGACCGGCACGCCGGGCTCACCAGTGCGCAGCACCTTCGCGGCCACGTCGTCACCCGATTTCCCGACCGGGATGCGCATCTCGCCAGATCGCGCAGCGCGCTGGGCGGCGGATCGCAGCGCGCTCTTCTTTGGCCTGGCGGAGCGTCGCACCAGCCCGGAATCGAAGACCCCGCGACCGGATGTGCGGCCGGTCGCGGGCACACCGGGGGCGATGCAAACCCCAGCCGGTGCTGGCGGCAGTGATGATGACCTCCCGACCCTGGTCATCTGGCACGGGAAGGGGGATCCGCGCCTTCAGTCGCAACAGCAGGTCGAGGAAGGTCGCGACAAGACGTTCTCCTACCTCGCCCAGTACCGGGTAGCAGAACAGAAGTTCATGCAACTCGGCACGCCCGAGCTGCGCGATGTGACCCTGACGCCCTACGAGCGGTTTGCCTTTGGTGTCGACCGTCGGCCGTACGAGCGGCGAGATGCCATTGACGGGGGCCAGCGTCGGGATATCTACGCGATTGACCTCAAGACCGGTGCGCGGTCGATGATTCGGCAGACCGCGCGGTTCAATTTCATCCCGAGTCCCGACGGGAATCGCGCGCTGTTCTACCACGACGGCGAGTACCATGTCTACGACTTCCTGTCGAAGGCCACGACGACGGTCACCAGGGGAGCGCCGACCAGTTTCGTCAATACGGAGGACGATCACAACGTGGAGCGTCCCCCGGTTCAGCCGCTGGGCTGGGCGGCTGACAACCAGTCGGTCCTGCTGTTCGACAACTACGATGTGTGGAAGGTCGGCATTCGTGGTGGCACGTTCGCGAACCTCACGGGGAACGGACGGAAGGATCGTATTCGCTACACACGCCGGGTGGTGATCAATCCGAAGGAGAAGGGGATTGACCTCACGCAGCCGATGTACCTGCAGACCTACGGCGAGTGGACCAAGAAGGAAGGGGTGTCGGTCGTCCAGCCTGGGCGCGCCGGCGCGACCTCGCTGGTGTGGGATGACGCGAAGTATTTCGTTACCCGTGCCCGGAACGCAGAAACCTGGGTCTTCACCCGGCAGACGTTCCGCGACTTCCCGGACTACTTCGCCGCCGATCGGCCGACGCTCGCAGCGGCCCGTCGGTTGACCACGGCCAATCCCCAACAGGCGGAGTTCGCCTGGTCGAGCGGAACGCGCCTGGTGGACTACGTGAGTGACAAGGGTGACACACTCCAGGGGGCGCTCTTCCTTCCGGCAGGGTACGAGCCCGGGAAGAAGTACCCAACTATGGTGTACATCTACGAGAAGTTGTCGCAGAGCCTGCATCAGTACGCCGTGCCCAACGAGACGCGGGCGTTCAACCCGAGCGTCTACACGAGCCGTGGGTACGCCGTGTTCATGCCGGACATCGTCTACAAGATCAACGACCCCGGAATGTCGAGTGTATGGTGCGTCGTACCAGGGGTGAAGGCGGCGATCGCCACGGGGATCGTGGATGCGGCCAAGGTTGGGCTCCATGGGCATTCATGGGGCGGCTACCAGTCGTCCTTCCTTGCCACGCAGACGGGCAAGCTGTTCGCGGGGATCGTGACCGGCGCCCCCCTGACCGACATGTTGTCGATGTACAGCTCCGTGTATTGGAACACCGGGAGCGCCAACCAGGGGATTTTCGAGAGCTCGCAAGGGCGATTCACGGGCGGGTACGTCGAGAATCGCGACGCCTACATCCGCAACTCCCCGGCGTTCTTCGCCGACAAGGTGCAGACCCCGGTCATGATCCTCCACAACGAAAAGGACGGGGCCGTGGACTTCAACCAGGGGATCACCTGGTTCAACACCCTGCGCGAGCAGGAGAAGGACGTCATCATGCTGCAGTATGTGGGCGAGAACCATGGCCTGCAGCTGCCCAAGAACCAGAAGGACTACACCCTGCGGATGACCGAGTATTTCGATCACTTCCTGCAAGGCAAGCCTGCCCCCGATTGGCTGAAGAACGGGATCCCGCGGCTTAAGATGGAAGAACACCTCAAGTCACGACAGAAGAAAGTCGCGTCGTGA
- a CDS encoding lysophospholipid acyltransferase family protein, whose product MPEGATGRIPSLPPSIPRRRSWGRRVVGASVLRAMGWRVVGSWPDLPRFVVVVAPHTSNWDFVVGFAAYLALEIDASWLGKHTLFRWPAGPLLRYFGGIPVVRTQATNVVDLHVREFQSRDQLIFVVAPEGTRKRTPEWKSGFYRIATGAGVPILPVALDFGARLVRLLPAFEPTGDYAADLPQIKANFTREMARCPDGY is encoded by the coding sequence ATGCCTGAGGGCGCGACTGGCCGGATTCCGTCGCTCCCACCCTCGATTCCGCGGCGTCGGAGCTGGGGGCGTCGCGTCGTCGGCGCGTCCGTGCTTCGCGCCATGGGATGGCGGGTCGTGGGGAGCTGGCCAGATCTCCCCAGGTTCGTCGTCGTCGTCGCGCCTCACACCTCCAACTGGGACTTCGTTGTAGGGTTCGCGGCCTATCTCGCCCTTGAGATCGACGCGAGCTGGCTGGGGAAACACACCTTGTTTCGATGGCCGGCTGGGCCTCTGCTGCGGTATTTCGGGGGCATTCCGGTCGTGCGCACCCAGGCGACGAACGTCGTCGACTTGCATGTCCGGGAATTTCAGTCGCGGGACCAGCTGATCTTTGTGGTGGCGCCTGAGGGAACGCGCAAGCGGACCCCGGAATGGAAGTCCGGGTTCTATCGAATCGCGACCGGTGCGGGGGTCCCCATCCTCCCCGTGGCCCTGGACTTCGGCGCGCGCCTGGTGCGACTCCTCCCCGCGTTTGAACCGACCGGGGACTATGCGGCCGATCTGCCCCAGATCAAGGCGAACTTTACCCGGGAGATGGCCCGCTGCCCCGATGGATATTGA